In Nitrospira sp., one DNA window encodes the following:
- a CDS encoding glycosyl hydrolase family 8, with translation MLCHRFTTIVLLCLCCLLSPLGFTADAKPSTTSSDRLIRQQDELSALWSFYRQAYIRDGRVISLDEQGVTTSEGQGYAMLRAVWSNDRRTFDEVWRWTQAYLQVRPDKLFAWKWKGKVLSPDAATDADTDIALALILASRRFDIPRYEQEALAILASIWDLEVLHLSTGSYVTAGNWAVHEAYPTIHVAYLAPYAYEVFASVDRKRDWRKLIESSYAVLHWLYDERQVSLPPELIYLDKLSGRLVMTHPKAGPAAEFSYDAFPLFWRVALDAKWFGRSEAGLREKMLGVFWVEWKARGKFVDRYTVSGEPRSTLEGLPLYATVHALASQDLPELARRLSELKLPLLHANALAGKSTPYYLHNWLWFDRAVELDHVRRYDEYFAFLRPFDVAGFSAHFAWELVLVTLVLFLLARWHWVLKVAFLVCGFALCVRYLDWRAHETLNWVEAGGPFISLSLWCAELYAFSTVALLLVQVGVGRKSAAASAPPVATDFQPSVDILIPIYSESCEILEKTLIGAEAIAYGKKRIFVLDDGHRDDVRALAQRYGATYFQGPRRHAKAGNLNQALTQTDGELIVVFDTDHIPVSTFLAETVPHFADPRMGFVQTPHHFYNQDIFQRALGTGVRIPNEQDLFNHAIQGRRHHWGGAFFVGSGAVFRRTAIQEVNGFNLMSITEDIHTSQHLHAKGWKSAFVDKDLAVGLTAENLSSYIVQRRRWMLGCLQIFLKDNPLFCRGLSLRHRVGYFASLYYFLFPLARVVFWITPLYFLLFHLHPILSDVSILVAYVLPFMLMLPLLSSVLLPGWPRLLWSSTYEATVAFPLFRSMFDLFLPKRLGFKVTPKGLTSAHRTFDWRSSLSLLAATVITMGAIAKGLWEFWFFEIEKDAYFFNLSWAGVNLVTLLIGLSMAWERPQRRGEERVGRQFDCGVEAQGFQCQAVTDDLSLSGLSFLTTSADPIPDTFDVTLQGRTPMTCRARVLYHEILPGKRIRCGAEFLDLQAAQRQWLVINLFGDPATWERAHDARVRSPLLMAGHLFAGFCRSVKAPVTRRRRIPRRRCLVPVRIQIGHARQWGLLRDRSSRGMGVLLFGRPAESAGPWLMGEEKGRYEPLYVRRRWLWIWRAGIRPTILSDDSISQQ, from the coding sequence ATGCTTTGCCATCGGTTCACCACGATCGTCTTGCTCTGTCTGTGCTGTCTGCTATCCCCGCTCGGGTTCACGGCTGATGCAAAGCCCTCGACCACGTCCAGCGACCGGTTGATCCGGCAACAAGACGAGCTGTCCGCCCTCTGGAGCTTCTATCGGCAGGCCTACATCCGCGACGGGCGCGTGATCAGCCTGGATGAACAGGGCGTCACGACGTCCGAAGGCCAGGGCTATGCGATGTTGCGGGCGGTCTGGTCGAACGATCGCCGCACGTTTGACGAAGTGTGGCGCTGGACGCAAGCGTATCTGCAGGTACGACCGGATAAGCTCTTTGCCTGGAAGTGGAAGGGCAAGGTTCTGTCGCCGGATGCCGCGACCGATGCCGACACGGATATTGCGCTGGCTCTTATTCTCGCGTCGCGCCGGTTCGATATTCCCCGGTATGAGCAGGAGGCCCTCGCGATTCTTGCTTCCATCTGGGACCTGGAGGTGCTGCATCTGAGCACCGGTTCCTATGTCACGGCGGGAAACTGGGCGGTGCATGAAGCCTATCCGACGATCCACGTGGCCTACCTCGCGCCCTATGCCTATGAAGTCTTCGCCTCCGTCGATCGCAAGCGCGACTGGCGGAAGCTCATTGAGAGTTCCTACGCCGTCTTACATTGGCTCTACGATGAACGACAGGTTTCGCTTCCGCCCGAACTCATTTATCTCGACAAGTTGTCCGGCCGGTTGGTCATGACGCATCCCAAGGCCGGACCGGCGGCGGAGTTCAGCTACGATGCGTTCCCGCTTTTTTGGCGCGTGGCGCTGGATGCCAAGTGGTTCGGCCGTTCAGAAGCGGGGCTGCGTGAGAAGATGCTGGGCGTCTTTTGGGTGGAGTGGAAGGCGCGCGGAAAGTTCGTGGATCGCTACACGGTTTCGGGCGAGCCTCGTTCGACGCTGGAAGGGCTGCCGTTGTATGCGACGGTGCATGCGCTGGCCTCTCAGGACCTGCCGGAACTGGCCCGGCGGTTGTCCGAGCTGAAGCTTCCGCTGCTCCATGCCAATGCGTTGGCCGGCAAGAGCACGCCGTATTATCTGCATAACTGGCTGTGGTTCGATCGGGCCGTCGAACTGGATCACGTACGGCGATACGACGAGTACTTTGCCTTCTTGCGCCCGTTTGATGTGGCCGGATTCTCCGCGCATTTCGCCTGGGAGCTGGTGCTGGTCACGCTGGTCCTGTTTCTCCTGGCGCGATGGCATTGGGTCTTGAAGGTGGCGTTTCTGGTCTGTGGATTTGCGCTCTGTGTGCGGTATCTCGACTGGCGCGCGCACGAGACTCTGAATTGGGTCGAGGCCGGCGGGCCGTTCATCAGTCTGTCTCTCTGGTGTGCCGAACTCTATGCCTTTTCGACGGTCGCTCTTCTGCTCGTGCAAGTCGGGGTGGGCCGGAAATCAGCCGCAGCCAGCGCGCCTCCGGTCGCGACAGACTTCCAACCGTCGGTCGATATCTTGATCCCGATCTATTCCGAGTCCTGCGAGATTCTTGAGAAGACCTTGATCGGCGCCGAAGCGATTGCATATGGGAAGAAGCGGATCTTTGTCCTGGACGATGGCCATCGTGACGACGTGCGCGCTCTCGCGCAACGGTATGGGGCGACCTATTTCCAAGGACCGAGGCGACATGCCAAGGCGGGCAATTTGAACCAGGCCCTGACTCAGACGGACGGCGAATTGATCGTAGTGTTTGATACCGATCATATCCCGGTCTCGACGTTTCTAGCCGAGACGGTGCCGCACTTTGCCGATCCGCGCATGGGATTCGTGCAGACGCCGCACCATTTCTACAATCAGGACATTTTTCAGCGCGCCCTCGGTACCGGAGTCCGGATTCCCAATGAGCAGGATCTCTTCAATCATGCCATTCAGGGACGGCGGCATCATTGGGGGGGAGCGTTCTTCGTCGGCAGCGGGGCTGTGTTCCGGCGGACCGCGATTCAGGAGGTGAACGGCTTCAATCTGATGAGCATTACCGAGGATATCCATACCAGCCAGCATCTGCATGCCAAGGGATGGAAATCCGCCTTCGTCGATAAAGATCTGGCGGTGGGGCTGACGGCGGAGAACCTCTCGTCGTATATCGTGCAGCGCCGGCGCTGGATGCTGGGGTGCCTGCAGATCTTCCTGAAGGACAACCCGCTCTTCTGCCGGGGGCTGTCTCTGCGGCATCGGGTGGGCTACTTCGCCTCCTTATATTATTTCCTCTTTCCCCTGGCCCGCGTCGTATTCTGGATTACGCCGCTCTATTTTCTCTTGTTTCATCTCCACCCGATCTTGTCCGATGTGTCGATCCTGGTCGCCTATGTGTTGCCGTTTATGTTGATGTTGCCGTTGCTGTCTTCGGTGCTGTTGCCGGGATGGCCGCGGTTGCTCTGGTCATCCACCTACGAGGCGACGGTCGCGTTCCCGCTGTTTCGTTCCATGTTCGATCTGTTTCTGCCGAAGCGGCTGGGGTTCAAGGTGACGCCGAAGGGGTTGACGTCGGCCCACCGGACATTCGATTGGCGGTCGTCGTTGAGTCTGTTGGCCGCCACGGTGATCACCATGGGGGCGATCGCCAAGGGTCTGTGGGAATTCTGGTTTTTCGAAATCGAAAAGGACGCCTACTTCTTCAACCTCAGTTGGGCCGGGGTGAATCTGGTGACGCTGCTCATCGGATTGAGCATGGCGTGGGAGCGGCCGCAGCGGCGGGGGGAAGAGCGAGTCGGCCGGCAGTTCGACTGTGGGGTGGAGGCTCAGGGGTTTCAGTGCCAGGCGGTTACGGATGACCTGAGTCTGTCGGGGCTCTCGTTTCTCACGACCTCTGCAGATCCGATTCCGGACACGTTTGACGTAACGCTGCAGGGACGGACGCCGATGACCTGCCGGGCGAGGGTGCTGTATCACGAGATTCTGCCCGGAAAGCGGATTCGCTGCGGGGCGGAGTTTCTGGATCTGCAGGCAGCGCAGCGGCAGTGGCTTGTGATAAACCTGTTCGGCGATCCGGCGACCTGGGAGCGGGCGCACGACGCGCGTGTGCGCAGTCCGTTGCTGATGGCCGGTCATTTGTTTGCGGGCTTTTGCCGGTCAGTGAAGGCGCCGGTCACCAGGCGGCGCCGGATTCCGCGCCGTCGGTGTCTGGTTCCCGTGCGGATTCAGATCGGTCACGCCAGGCAGTGGGGGCTCCTGCGCGATCGTTCCTCCCGTGGCATGGGCGTGCTGCTGTTCGGGCGACCCGCTGAGTCCGCTGGTCCCTGGTTGATGGGTGAGGAGAAGGGGCGGTATGAGCCCCTGTATGTGCGACGACGATGGCTCTGGATCTGGCGGGCCGGAATACGGCCTACAATTTTGTCCGATGATTCGATCTCTCAGCAATAG
- a CDS encoding GIY-YIG nuclease family protein has translation MWVVYIVECADRSLYTGITNDLDQRMAAHETGKGAKYTKHRRPLTLRYTETADSKGEALRREAAIKALDRATKLTLIAAYSGQAAEHVPPAKAGH, from the coding sequence ATGTGGGTTGTCTATATCGTCGAATGTGCCGATCGCAGCCTCTATACCGGCATTACCAATGACCTGGACCAACGAATGGCTGCCCACGAAACCGGCAAAGGCGCCAAGTACACCAAGCATCGCAGACCGCTCACTCTTCGCTATACCGAAACGGCAGATTCAAAAGGAGAGGCGTTGCGGCGGGAAGCGGCGATCAAAGCCCTCGACCGGGCAACCAAACTGACACTCATCGCCGCTTACAGCGGACAGGCTGCTGAGCACGTCCCGCCTGCCAAAGCCGGTCACTAA
- a CDS encoding PepSY domain-containing protein — protein MKQLIIAACVAVSLTAFSGLALADKGHKTIAKTAVSIEQAIKAVTDKYPGRVIEAELEDEDGKAEYEITVVSNSGESREFMVDAQSGQVSEDTKDAKHESGSKK, from the coding sequence ATGAAACAGCTCATCATCGCCGCCTGTGTAGCCGTATCGCTCACCGCGTTTTCCGGTCTGGCGCTCGCCGACAAGGGCCACAAGACGATCGCCAAGACAGCCGTCTCAATAGAACAGGCGATCAAGGCCGTTACTGACAAGTACCCCGGCCGGGTCATTGAGGCCGAACTGGAGGACGAAGACGGGAAAGCGGAGTATGAAATCACCGTCGTGAGCAACAGCGGAGAAAGCCGGGAATTCATGGTCGACGCGCAATCCGGCCAGGTGTCCGAGGACACCAAAGACGCCAAGCACGAATCCGGCAGCAAGAAGTAA
- a CDS encoding DUF2231 domain-containing protein produces MDFPLHPILVHFPIALLFVSVFFDLLGTSLSRDSFREGALWLLGLGLTGGIAAAVAGRMAEDAAEKAGIAESLIEAHETWAHITLVIMAVLLLSRLLLRNRFSTRTFAAYLAIATVGLLTLIATGHTGGDLVYKHGAGVTTTPHASQPIAQSLHGG; encoded by the coding sequence ATGGACTTCCCCCTGCATCCCATCCTTGTTCATTTCCCGATCGCCCTCTTATTCGTGAGCGTCTTCTTTGATCTCCTGGGAACAAGCCTGTCGCGTGACAGTTTCCGCGAAGGGGCTCTCTGGCTGCTCGGGCTCGGCCTCACCGGTGGGATCGCAGCCGCCGTTGCAGGCAGGATGGCGGAGGATGCGGCAGAAAAGGCGGGGATCGCCGAGTCCCTGATCGAGGCCCACGAAACCTGGGCACACATCACGCTCGTGATCATGGCAGTCCTGCTGCTTTCCCGCCTGCTGCTCCGCAACCGCTTCAGCACACGAACATTCGCGGCCTATCTGGCAATAGCAACCGTCGGGCTGCTCACACTCATCGCCACCGGCCACACCGGCGGAGATCTGGTGTACAAGCATGGCGCGGGCGTCACGACCACCCCGCACGCATCACAGCCGATTGCTCAGAGTCTGCACGGGGGTTAG
- a CDS encoding response regulator transcription factor: MRILIVEDDPDLAGFIQKGLREERYAVDCAHEGEEGLLMASTTPYDLIILDVMLPSLDGFTVCRRLRAAGNKTPILLLTARGTVEDRVTGLNIGADDYLTKPFAFAELLARIQALIRRSGTEQSPRLAVADLEVDPVAHRVWRAGRELILTNKEYALLEYLLRNPDRVLTRTAIIEHVWDIHYDGMTNIVDVHIRALRAKVDREFSTSLIHTVRGAGYVLKTPGA, from the coding sequence ATGCGCATTCTGATTGTGGAAGATGATCCGGATCTCGCGGGATTCATTCAAAAAGGACTCCGCGAAGAACGCTACGCCGTTGATTGCGCCCATGAGGGGGAAGAGGGCCTCCTCATGGCGAGCACCACGCCGTACGACCTCATCATCCTTGACGTCATGCTCCCCAGCCTCGATGGATTCACCGTCTGCCGCCGGCTTCGTGCCGCCGGCAACAAGACACCGATTCTTCTCCTCACCGCCCGCGGAACGGTTGAAGACCGTGTCACCGGACTCAACATCGGAGCCGATGATTACCTCACGAAACCCTTCGCCTTTGCGGAACTCCTGGCACGGATTCAGGCGCTGATCCGCCGCAGCGGGACCGAGCAATCGCCGCGCCTCGCCGTCGCGGACCTTGAGGTCGACCCGGTCGCCCATCGTGTCTGGCGGGCGGGCCGTGAACTCATCCTCACGAACAAGGAATATGCGTTGCTGGAATATCTGTTGCGGAATCCTGACCGGGTGCTGACCAGAACCGCCATCATCGAACATGTGTGGGACATCCACTATGACGGCATGACGAATATCGTCGATGTGCACATCCGCGCATTGCGCGCCAAGGTAGATCGCGAGTTTTCCACGTCCCTGATCCACACTGTCCGTGGCGCCGGGTACGTCTTGAAGACGCCGGGAGCCTAA